The Aureispira anguillae genome contains a region encoding:
- a CDS encoding protein-L-isoaspartate(D-aspartate) O-methyltransferase gives MEDSNRHKGMRKRLALQLYEKGIQDEKVLGAIQAIPRHFFLDKAFEEHAYEDKAFPIDEEQTISQPYTVAYQTELLNVQKREKVLEVGTGSGYQSAILALLGARLYTIERHEKLQKKAKKMFDLLGLLGIRSYFGDGYRGLGEFAPFDKILVTAGATEIPTALKEQLKIGGVLVIPVGNSNHQKMLKITRTTATDYKQEVLKTFRFVPLLKGKNSWKNI, from the coding sequence ATGGAAGACAGCAATAGACATAAAGGAATGCGAAAACGGCTTGCCTTGCAGTTATATGAAAAAGGCATACAAGATGAGAAAGTATTGGGAGCAATACAAGCCATTCCTAGGCATTTCTTTTTGGACAAAGCTTTTGAAGAACATGCTTATGAGGACAAAGCTTTTCCGATCGATGAAGAACAGACGATCTCTCAGCCTTATACCGTTGCCTATCAAACGGAGTTACTAAATGTGCAAAAACGAGAGAAAGTACTAGAGGTTGGCACTGGATCAGGTTATCAGTCTGCCATTTTAGCTTTATTGGGTGCTCGTCTTTATACCATTGAACGACATGAAAAATTGCAAAAAAAAGCAAAAAAAATGTTTGACTTACTCGGGCTATTAGGAATTCGAAGCTATTTTGGAGATGGGTATCGAGGCTTAGGTGAATTTGCTCCTTTTGACAAAATATTGGTTACAGCTGGTGCAACTGAAATTCCAACCGCCTTAAAAGAGCAATTAAAAATTGGAGGTGTATTGGTCATTCCCGTAGGAAACTCTAATCATCAAAAAATGCTAAAAATTACACGCACCACCGCAACAGATTACAAGCAAGAAGTCCTCAAAACATTTCGTTTTGTCCCCTTGCTCAAAGGAAAAAATTCCTGGAAAAACATATAA
- a CDS encoding phosphohexomutase domain-containing protein, which yields MTKIKFGTDGWRAIIAKEYTVDNVKRIATATALWIKQNGGDSLVLGYDCRFGGLMFAETTAQIMAHHGIKTYFDKNISTTPMVSLGVVKKKTKMGVVITASHNPPTYNGYKLKSELGGPSIPKDIDAVEALIPTENITDELPSLAQMEQDGLLEYVNLEDIYMAEVESKFDLKTIRESGVICAYDAMYGAGQNVVRRILPSAVPLHCEMNPSFNGQAPEPIHKNLTELSNLIKNNDRITCGLANDGDADRIGMYDEDGNFVSSHQILLLIVHYLHKYKNMTGKVVVSFSVTDKVKKLCELYGLEYQVVKIGFKHIAEIMITEDVLVGGEESGGIAAAGHIPERDGAWIGLLILEFMAKTGKSIKELMEEVYALVGHFAFDRDDLHIANDKKWAIIDKCKNNEYTQFGDYTVQRVETIDGYKFYLSEDKWVMIRPSGTEPVLRVYAQGPTAEEVRNILSATHATLG from the coding sequence ATGACAAAAATAAAATTTGGAACAGACGGTTGGAGAGCAATTATAGCTAAGGAATATACCGTTGATAATGTAAAGCGTATTGCTACTGCAACGGCTTTGTGGATTAAACAAAATGGTGGCGATAGCTTGGTATTGGGATACGATTGTCGTTTTGGGGGCTTAATGTTTGCTGAAACAACGGCTCAAATTATGGCGCATCATGGTATTAAAACTTATTTTGACAAAAATATCTCTACTACTCCTATGGTTTCTTTGGGGGTAGTGAAGAAAAAGACCAAAATGGGGGTCGTTATTACAGCCAGTCACAATCCTCCAACTTACAATGGGTACAAACTAAAGTCTGAACTAGGAGGACCTTCTATCCCTAAAGATATTGATGCCGTAGAGGCTTTAATTCCTACCGAAAATATTACGGATGAATTGCCTTCTTTAGCTCAAATGGAGCAGGACGGGTTGTTGGAGTATGTCAACCTAGAAGATATTTATATGGCAGAGGTGGAGTCAAAATTTGACTTAAAAACCATTCGTGAGTCAGGTGTGATTTGTGCTTATGATGCTATGTATGGTGCAGGGCAAAATGTCGTGCGCAGAATCTTGCCTAGTGCTGTGCCTTTGCATTGCGAAATGAATCCTAGTTTTAATGGACAAGCTCCAGAGCCTATCCACAAAAACTTGACGGAACTATCCAACTTGATCAAAAATAACGACCGAATTACTTGTGGTTTGGCCAATGATGGGGATGCTGACCGTATTGGTATGTACGATGAAGATGGCAACTTTGTTAGCTCACATCAAATTCTTCTCTTAATCGTTCACTATTTGCACAAATACAAAAATATGACAGGGAAGGTGGTTGTTTCTTTCTCTGTGACAGACAAAGTAAAAAAATTGTGTGAATTGTATGGTTTGGAATATCAAGTAGTCAAAATTGGCTTTAAGCATATTGCCGAAATTATGATTACAGAGGATGTTTTGGTTGGTGGAGAAGAATCGGGCGGTATTGCTGCTGCTGGACATATTCCTGAGCGAGATGGTGCTTGGATTGGTTTGCTAATCTTAGAATTTATGGCTAAAACAGGCAAGTCAATCAAAGAGTTGATGGAAGAAGTTTATGCCTTGGTAGGGCATTTTGCTTTTGATAGAGATGATTTGCACATTGCTAACGACAAAAAATGGGCAATCATTGATAAATGTAAAAACAATGAATATACACAGTTTGGCGATTATACCGTTCAACGTGTAGAAACAATTGATGGGTACAAATTCTACCTGTCGGAAGATAAATGGGTGATGATTCGCCCTTCAGGAACGGAGCCTGTCTTAAGAGTTTATGCACAGGGGCCTACAGCCGAGGAAGTGAGAAATATCCTAAGTGCAACACATGCTACGCTAGGATAG